A DNA window from Leopardus geoffroyi isolate Oge1 chromosome A1, O.geoffroyi_Oge1_pat1.0, whole genome shotgun sequence contains the following coding sequences:
- the SERP2 gene encoding stress-associated endoplasmic reticulum protein 2 isoform X4 — translation MKDYFRPGSGLSLEPARWGLGSGVRGARGPRLATCSARSRRDARGRVGGLTRGDSCRWDSRALPSAQAMVAKQRIRMANEKHSKNITQRGNVAKTLLSFRSFRA, via the exons ATGAAAGATTACTTCCGTCCGGGCTCTGGCCTCTCTCTGGAGCCGGCTCGTTGGGGGCTGGGGAGCGGGGTGCGCGGGGCTCGGGGGCCGCGCCTTGCCACCTGCAGCGCCCGCAGCCGGCGGGACGCGCGCGGCCGGGTCGGGGGGCTAACGCGGGGGGATTCTTGCAGGTGGGACTCGAGGGCATTGCCTAGCGCCCAAGCCATGGTGGCCAAACAGCGGATCCGGATGGCCAACGAGAAGCACAGCAAAAACATCACCCAGAGGGGGAACGTAGCCAAAACCCTG cTATCTTTCAGATCATTCAGAGCATAA
- the SERP2 gene encoding stress-associated endoplasmic reticulum protein 2 isoform X1: MKDYFRPGSGLSLEPARWGLGSGVRGARGPRLATCSARSRRDARGRVGGLTRGDSCRWDSRALPSAQAMVAKQRIRMANEKHSKNITQRGNVAKTLRPQEEKYPVGPWLLALFVFVVCGSGRPKTLAFPGDRQNCLEIVTPKVAVTPLRLTSRMFEELGSLGEGLLFHHKGKTEDMPLPRNSCLET, from the exons ATGAAAGATTACTTCCGTCCGGGCTCTGGCCTCTCTCTGGAGCCGGCTCGTTGGGGGCTGGGGAGCGGGGTGCGCGGGGCTCGGGGGCCGCGCCTTGCCACCTGCAGCGCCCGCAGCCGGCGGGACGCGCGCGGCCGGGTCGGGGGGCTAACGCGGGGGGATTCTTGCAGGTGGGACTCGAGGGCATTGCCTAGCGCCCAAGCCATGGTGGCCAAACAGCGGATCCGGATGGCCAACGAGAAGCACAGCAAAAACATCACCCAGAGGGGGAACGTAGCCAAAACCCTG AGGCCGCAAGAAGAGAAATACCCTGTGGGACCATGGCTGCTGgcactgtttgtttttgttgtctgtgGCTCAG GTCGACCCAAAACACTGGCCTTTCCTGGAGACCGCCAGAACTGTCTCGAAATTGTGACACCCAAAGTGGCTGTCACTCCCCTGAGACTGACAAGCAGGATGTTTGAGGAGCTGGGCAGCCTTGGAGAAGGTCTTCTATTTCACCACAAAGGGAAGACTGAGGACATGCCTCTGCCGAGAAACTCCTGCCTCGAGACCTGA
- the SERP2 gene encoding stress-associated endoplasmic reticulum protein 2 isoform X3, with the protein MVAKQRIRMANEKHSKNITQRGNVAKTLRPQEEKYPVGPWLLALFVFVVCGSGRPKTLAFPGDRQNCLEIVTPKVAVTPLRLTSRMFEELGSLGEGLLFHHKGKTEDMPLPRNSCLET; encoded by the exons ATGGTGGCCAAACAGCGGATCCGGATGGCCAACGAGAAGCACAGCAAAAACATCACCCAGAGGGGGAACGTAGCCAAAACCCTG AGGCCGCAAGAAGAGAAATACCCTGTGGGACCATGGCTGCTGgcactgtttgtttttgttgtctgtgGCTCAG GTCGACCCAAAACACTGGCCTTTCCTGGAGACCGCCAGAACTGTCTCGAAATTGTGACACCCAAAGTGGCTGTCACTCCCCTGAGACTGACAAGCAGGATGTTTGAGGAGCTGGGCAGCCTTGGAGAAGGTCTTCTATTTCACCACAAAGGGAAGACTGAGGACATGCCTCTGCCGAGAAACTCCTGCCTCGAGACCTGA
- the SERP2 gene encoding stress-associated endoplasmic reticulum protein 2 isoform X2 yields MKDYFRPGSGLSLEPARWGLGSGVRGARGPRLATCSARSRRDARGRVGGLTRGDSCRWDSRALPSAQAMVAKQRIRMANEKHSKNITQRGNVAKTLRPQEEKYPVGPWLLALFVFVVCGSEKVRCPEVPHIQPSWVCSQMDKALTQPWAAC; encoded by the exons ATGAAAGATTACTTCCGTCCGGGCTCTGGCCTCTCTCTGGAGCCGGCTCGTTGGGGGCTGGGGAGCGGGGTGCGCGGGGCTCGGGGGCCGCGCCTTGCCACCTGCAGCGCCCGCAGCCGGCGGGACGCGCGCGGCCGGGTCGGGGGGCTAACGCGGGGGGATTCTTGCAGGTGGGACTCGAGGGCATTGCCTAGCGCCCAAGCCATGGTGGCCAAACAGCGGATCCGGATGGCCAACGAGAAGCACAGCAAAAACATCACCCAGAGGGGGAACGTAGCCAAAACCCTG AGGCCGCAAGAAGAGAAATACCCTGTGGGACCATGGCTGCTGgcactgtttgtttttgttgtctgtgGCTCAG AAAAGGTGCGTTGTCCAGAGGTTCCACATATACAGCCATCCTGGGTCTGCTCCCAGATGGATAAAGCCTTGACCCAGCCGTGGGCTGCTTGTTGA